Below is a window of Uloborus diversus isolate 005 chromosome 3, Udiv.v.3.1, whole genome shotgun sequence DNA.
TGTTTCTATTGAATGTATTAAGTCAGAATTTAGATCGagaatccaagaaaatatttgaaatgtgaaACAAATCTACGGAAATTCCCACTTTTGATaaatttctagaatttttaaaacaacgagATAGAGTTTTAGATGGGCTAAAAAATTGTTCTTCCACTAGTAAACAATCATTTCCCAAAAAGCAAAAACCAAATTTCGATGGCAAATCCAAATCAGTTGtaacaaaaggaaaaattaatccTTGCGAGTGTGCACGAATCCACAAATTACACCGATGTCCTAAATTCAAGGATAAGTCTTTATCGGAGCGTATTGAATTTGTGAACACGCATAATATATGTCCTCGATGCTTGAATCATACCACTGATTCAAATTGCAGATCTGAATTTCGCTGCTCAAAGTGCCTTTCGCAAAATAAAACCGCTTTTCATTCGTCACTTCTTTGCTGGTTTTCGAAGGAGAATCGAAAAATGTTTACGCcaaggaaagaagaaaggaattCATTCAATGAATCTGCAGTTACGAACTCGTTTATTTCAGCTGTGGAAAAAAATTTAGTCAATGAATCTTCAgttacaaacttgcttatttcaACTACGAAAACACAAAGTAGTGGTTTAATTAACTCATGCGTAATATTCATTGCTGATAAACATGGCAAGAAAATTCCAGTTAGATGTGTTTTAGACTCAGCTTCTGAAAACTCAATTATATCTAAAAAGATTGCTAACGGTCTTggattagtaaagaaaaaaataaatgttcaaattactggtattaataattcattttctaAAGTGTCACATTTCGTTACTGCGCTCAAGTTTCTAACCTCCTAGGCAGTTTcaaacaaaatgttgatttattatttacttcagaaattatTAAATGTCATCCTTCGAAAAGAATTGACATTCGTTATTTAAATGTTCCTTCTAATATTACACTTGCTGATCCTAACTGGTGCAATTGCTCGGAAATTGATTGCTTGATAGGCCGtgaatttttctttgatattttaaTGCCTAATATAGTTAAAATTCATGGAAGTAATCTACTTTTGCAAGAAACAGTTTTTGGTCAATGTTAGTGGTTCCATtccaaattcaaatgaaaacCCCAATCAAGACATTCACTGTTTTCTAACTAAAAGTATGGTATCTTTAGACaacactttaaaatcattttggaaTGTAGAACATGTTCCGGATAGTGAAAAGCCTATAAGTGATGAGCTCAAATAATGTGAAGATTACTTCACGAAAACTCATTACAGAAAACCCGATGGTCGTTATGTGGTTTCGTTATCCTTCAGATCGGATATAAACACAATAAATTTAGGCAACTCAAAACAAATCGCTTCCAAGAGACTCGATAAATTATGGCGAATCCTAAATTAAAAGCCATTTATACTGAATTTCTAGACGAATATCAAACTTTGAGTCACATGGAAAAAAATGTTGATTCTCAGGATATCTAAGACTCAGAATATTTTCTTACTCATCATGGGGTTCTGCGTCCTGAAAGTGTTTCAACTAAACTTCGCGTAGTCTTCAATGCAAGTCAGAGAAGCAATTTAAATATATCTTTGAACGATGTTCTTTATAAAGGAGGTGTTATTCATGATGATCTCTTAGCTTGAATGCTACGCTTTTGAAAGCACTGGTTTGCATTTACCGCTGACATTAGCAAAATGTTTCGTCAAATTGAAATCAACCCGGATCAAACtcactttcaaaaaatactcTGGAAGCAAGACATTAGTAAACCTGTGtcagtttttagtttaaaaactgttacgtATGGAACTGCTAAAGGAGTTAGCATTAGACGAGCAAAAAGACGTCTGACATCCTTTTGCATGACTTTTACACGGACGACTGCTTGTCTGGCGCTTCTAACGAACAAGAGCTTAGGACActtcaaaatgatttagttgaGCTATTTCAACGGGAAGGCATGACGCTTCATAAGTGGTGCAGTTCTAACATACCTTATAGCTCGGAAGTTTTCTCATTCGGCAAGAAGTCTGAAGCAACAGTGAAAACTCTAGGAGTCTTATGGAACAATTCTAGTGATGACTTTTGTTTCAAGGTTGCTATAGCAGCTAGTACAAAGCCTACAAAGCGTGATGTTCTTTCACAAATAGCTCGTCTTTTCGACCCACTTGGATTATTGGGACCCCTTATAAGAAAAGCCaagttttttgttttgcaaaagcTTTGGCTCCTTCAGCTAGACTGGCAGGATCCTTTGCCAACTCTTACTCTGCAAGAATGGCTCTCGTTTATTAAACAGCTCTCtattatcaaatttttgaaaataccaagGTTCGTACTAActccaaattataaaataattgctCTCACTGGAATTTGTGACGCATCTGAAAAGGGATTTGGTGCAGTCATATACACACAAGTTTACTCAAAAACCGGTGAGAGTTCCAGCCGACTTCTTTGTAGCAAATCGAGAGTTGCTCCTATCAAAACACTAACCATTCCTAGGTTAGAATTATCCGCCTGTCTGCTCTTAGAGAAATTTATGCGCAAAGTAATCCAGTCTCTCAAGATGCAAATAGCTGAAATAAATCTCTGGTCGGATTCTACGATTGCTCTAAACTGGATCA
It encodes the following:
- the LOC129218737 gene encoding uncharacterized protein LOC129218737, giving the protein MTLHKWCSSNIPYSSEVFSFGKKSEATVKTLGVLWNNSSDDFCFKVAIAASTKPTKRDVLSQIARLFDPLGLLGPLIRKAKFFVLQKLWLLQLDWQDPLPTLTLQEWLSFIKQLSIIKFLKIPRFVLTPNYKIIALTGICDASEKGFGAVIYTQVYSKTGESSSRLLCSKSRVAPIKTLTIPRLELSACLLLEKFMRKVIQSLKMQIAEINLWSDSTIALNWIKTSPHSLKTFVANKVSKIQELSANCKWKFIRSEINSSDVLSRFLDASSLLDCQLWFNGPDVSSMLKNFDISFDENFKKPFKQEFKVDISPSLISTFTFWFVNHCRNVSKLNGALSTKEFKDAKYALINYFQGKNFPAEVKALKKSLPVQLKGPLRFLNPFLDQNGLLRVGGRLSSSDLAYDQKHHLILPKNEI